DNA sequence from the Sphingomonas taxi genome:
CGACTGGGAGCGGATCGCCGGCGATTTCTGGCAGGTCGTGCCGAAGGAGATGCTGTCGCGGCAGACCTATCCGCTGGACGATTCGGTGGAACTGGTCGCGGCGGAGTGACGGATCAGAGCGCGGACCGGATATCGGTCCGCGCGAAATCCTCGCCTTTGTAGAGCAAGGGCGCGTCGAGTGCTTTGGCGATCGCATAGACCATGCAGTCGCCGAAATTCAGCCGGGCCGGCCGGCCGCCGAAGCGCGTATATGCCTCGCATGCGATCACCAGATGCTGTTCGGTCCAGTCGACGAGGCGGATAATGCCGTGACTGAATAACGGCACCGCGAGGCGTTTGTCATCCGGCGTTACTCGCCGGCTGAGCACAAGATGGACCTCAAGCGCGGTGGGTGCTGGCATGATCGCCTCGTCGGCGCTTGCAATGGCTCGCAGGAAGCGGTCGGCATCCGGCTCTTCCAACGCGATGGCGACCAGCGCCGACGCGTCGACGACGATCATTTCGGCAGGCCGTCCGCGTCGTACAGCATCTCGTCCGGGGATCGGTCGTCGAGTACCGGCAGAGTGCGGATATGCGCCTGCAGTTTGCGGACGTCGTCCAGCCACGCCAGCCGTTCCGGCGACAGGCGCGCCCGTAGGTCCAACTCCTTAGAGAGTTCGCCGAGCATCACCTGTCCGACAATATCGGCCGGAGTCTGCCCACGCAGCTCCGACAGTTGAT
Encoded proteins:
- a CDS encoding type II toxin-antitoxin system VapC family toxin, whose product is MIVVDASALVAIALEEPDADRFLRAIASADEAIMPAPTALEVHLVLSRRVTPDDKRLAVPLFSHGIIRLVDWTEQHLVIACEAYTRFGGRPARLNFGDCMVYAIAKALDAPLLYKGEDFARTDIRSAL
- a CDS encoding type II toxin-antitoxin system VapB family antitoxin; translated protein: MDIQIDRPDVEHAIHQLSELRGQTPADIVGQVMLGELSKELDLRARLSPERLAWLDDVRKLQAHIRTLPVLDDRSPDEMLYDADGLPK